The Nitrospirota bacterium genome has a segment encoding these proteins:
- a CDS encoding universal stress protein, which translates to MKLQCPIPKILLPVDGSKHSKKAVQFAGCLGRAIGKSLSGITLLRVLTGGYLSRHMVNIDFRTKVLVKESDVFKRIRQVHINQNINPFLDESEKILRDSGIEATIERLILDGDTANEIIRTADEGSFSAIIMARRGLSELKWIFVGSVTSKVIHAATKQTVYIVGKKTSKPKTCPIPKILIPVDGSAYSLKGVEHVACLTYPFKESLDRITLLRVVNVALYMERLKGGIDPEIEANQILSDAEKIFVDSGFSEGLIETAIAIGKPAEEILKKADEGEYNLIVMGRKGRTAFKDIVIGGVSSTVLQRCQNQTVAIVSSK; encoded by the coding sequence ATGAAACTACAATGTCCAATACCAAAGATACTGCTTCCTGTAGACGGCAGTAAACATTCAAAGAAAGCAGTGCAGTTTGCAGGATGTCTTGGCAGAGCTATAGGCAAGAGCCTTTCAGGGATTACACTGCTTCGTGTTCTTACAGGAGGTTATCTAAGTCGTCATATGGTGAACATTGACTTCAGGACAAAGGTTCTTGTAAAGGAATCCGATGTCTTTAAGAGGATAAGACAGGTACACATCAATCAGAATATCAATCCTTTTCTGGATGAAAGTGAAAAGATTCTCAGGGATTCAGGCATTGAAGCTACTATTGAAAGATTAATACTTGATGGGGATACTGCAAACGAAATCATAAGAACAGCAGATGAAGGAAGCTTCTCTGCAATCATCATGGCAAGGAGGGGATTGTCAGAACTCAAGTGGATATTCGTTGGAAGTGTCACCAGCAAGGTCATACATGCTGCAACAAAACAGACCGTATATATTGTTGGTAAAAAGACATCTAAACCTAAAACCTGTCCTATCCCGAAGATTCTTATCCCTGTTGACGGCTCTGCTTATTCCTTGAAAGGAGTAGAACATGTTGCATGCCTTACATATCCTTTTAAAGAATCTCTTGACAGAATAACACTTCTAAGAGTGGTCAATGTTGCACTGTACATGGAACGTCTTAAAGGAGGCATAGACCCTGAGATAGAGGCAAATCAGATACTCAGTGATGCAGAGAAGATATTTGTTGATTCAGGTTTTTCGGAGGGACTTATAGAGACTGCTATTGCCATAGGGAAACCGGCAGAGGAGATTCTTAAAAAAGCAGATGAGGGAGAGTATAATCTGATAGTAATGGGAAGAAAAGGCAGAACTGCTTTTAAAGACATAGTGATAGGCGGGGTGAGTTCCACTGTCCTTCAACGCTGCCAGAATCAGACAGTTGCAATTGTAAGCAGTAAATGA
- a CDS encoding ArsB/NhaD family transporter, with protein sequence MKRQILSILGIAAVVFIFSLSVSFATEEAVQGNTFFISGTVIDYHNEPVKEARVRILVNGQPQKIIVEHEEEEETETSSQGTYQLSFNLTPQQIDTSKVQIQVRKTSFAKTTIDLTKEDFAQKGQQFFLVKDIKISPWLGPAFYIATVIFLFIYALISFEVLHRTIAAMLGAAVLLLITYTIGTLNPDYHIMSFERAMHAIDMNVIFLLMGMMTIVGILKHTGVFQWCAYISFKIARGNVLILSIISMILIAISSAFLDNVTTMLLYTPVLIEIALALKISPLTLLIPGVMASNVGGTTTLIGDPPNIMIGSYTGFTFMMFVQNLTLVCIIATVALIVYTKLFYGKAYKKAKVEDIDKFIAQLREQYKITDKTLLGYGLFVVVLVVGFFLTHGYWHMEVSIPALAGASVLFTYSILSKKVKMLELIEKDIEWTTLLFFIFLFIIVGAVEEVGLLSWIADQVLDLSGGNLVKAIALILWVSAIMSAFVDNIPFTATMLPITAYLTKVIPGAADNNVLWWALALGACLGGNGTMIGASANVVTVGIAEAAGYKISFFGFMKFAFVYMLISVAICHAWLLIFY encoded by the coding sequence ATGAAAAGACAGATTCTCTCAATTCTTGGAATTGCTGCAGTTGTGTTCATATTTTCATTAAGTGTGTCTTTTGCCACTGAGGAAGCAGTCCAGGGTAATACCTTCTTCATCTCTGGCACTGTCATCGACTATCATAATGAACCTGTAAAGGAGGCTCGGGTCAGAATCCTTGTAAACGGACAGCCTCAAAAAATCATTGTGGAACATGAGGAGGAAGAGGAGACAGAGACTTCCTCACAGGGCACATATCAGTTGTCATTCAACCTCACTCCCCAGCAGATTGACACCTCCAAAGTCCAGATTCAGGTCCGAAAGACAAGCTTTGCAAAGACAACCATTGACCTCACAAAAGAAGATTTTGCACAGAAAGGTCAGCAGTTCTTCCTGGTCAAAGACATTAAGATTTCACCCTGGCTTGGACCTGCCTTTTATATCGCAACAGTGATATTTTTATTCATCTATGCCCTCATATCCTTTGAGGTCTTACATAGAACAATAGCTGCAATGCTTGGGGCTGCTGTATTGTTATTGATTACTTATACCATAGGAACCCTCAATCCTGATTATCACATCATGTCCTTTGAAAGGGCAATGCACGCAATAGACATGAACGTCATTTTCCTGCTCATGGGTATGATGACTATTGTTGGCATCCTGAAACATACAGGAGTCTTCCAGTGGTGTGCCTATATCTCATTCAAGATTGCAAGGGGAAATGTCCTTATACTCTCTATTATTTCGATGATCTTAATTGCTATATCATCAGCTTTTTTAGACAATGTAACAACCATGCTCCTTTATACCCCTGTTTTGATAGAGATTGCGTTGGCATTGAAGATATCACCCTTAACATTACTAATTCCTGGTGTCATGGCGTCAAATGTTGGTGGCACAACAACCCTCATTGGAGACCCACCGAATATCATGATAGGCTCATACACAGGCTTTACCTTTATGATGTTTGTTCAGAATCTAACATTGGTCTGCATCATTGCTACAGTGGCATTGATTGTTTATACCAAGCTCTTCTACGGCAAGGCTTATAAAAAAGCAAAGGTTGAGGATATTGACAAGTTTATTGCTCAACTTAGGGAACAATACAAGATAACCGATAAGACTCTCCTTGGTTATGGTCTTTTTGTAGTTGTACTTGTGGTAGGATTCTTCCTAACCCATGGATACTGGCATATGGAGGTTAGCATACCTGCCTTAGCTGGAGCCAGTGTTTTATTCACATACAGCATCCTTTCTAAGAAGGTCAAGATGCTTGAGCTAATAGAAAAGGATATTGAGTGGACAACCCTCCTTTTCTTCATCTTTTTATTTATCATAGTTGGTGCGGTTGAAGAAGTAGGGCTCCTTTCATGGATTGCAGATCAGGTGCTGGATCTTTCAGGAGGCAATCTTGTAAAGGCAATAGCTTTGATTTTGTGGGTATCAGCAATCATGAGCGCCTTTGTAGATAATATCCCATTCACTGCAACAATGCTTCCTATTACTGCATATCTCACAAAGGTAATCCCGGGTGCAGCAGATAACAATGTTCTGTGGTGGGCATTGGCACTTGGTGCATGTCTTGGTGGTAATGGAACCATGATAGGAGCAAGTGCGAATGTGGTTACAGTAGGTATTGCAGAGGCAGCAGGTTATAAGATCAGTTTCTTCGGGTTCATGAAATTTGCTTTTGTATATATGCTCATCAGCGTGGCAATATGTCATGCCTGGCTGCTGATATTCTATTAA